One genomic window of Acidovorax radicis includes the following:
- a CDS encoding ClpXP protease specificity-enhancing factor, with the protein MTAQESTSTRPYLIRALYEWCTDNGLTPYVAVRVDDSVQVPREFVKDGEIVLNISFDATSALQLGNDFIEFKARFGGKPREILVPIGRVIAIYARENGQGMAFPPPNDVLSGAADIATALADVSASSDAITPLPTPDDRVVQLVAVDEANKDKGDDAPRPPPTSGGARPSLKRVK; encoded by the coding sequence ATGACCGCACAGGAATCGACATCCACGCGCCCCTATCTCATTCGCGCCCTGTATGAGTGGTGCACCGACAACGGGTTAACGCCCTATGTTGCGGTGCGTGTGGACGATTCCGTGCAGGTGCCAAGGGAGTTCGTGAAGGACGGTGAAATTGTGCTGAACATCAGTTTCGACGCGACAAGCGCGCTGCAACTGGGCAATGATTTCATTGAATTCAAGGCGCGATTCGGCGGAAAACCCCGTGAGATATTGGTTCCGATAGGGCGTGTCATTGCCATCTACGCCCGTGAAAACGGGCAGGGTATGGCATTTCCGCCCCCTAACGACGTGCTTTCCGGCGCGGCGGACATTGCGACTGCCCTGGCGGATGTGTCGGCATCGTCGGACGCGATTACCCCACTGCCAACGCCCGACGATCGCGTGGTGCAACTCGTTGCGGTCGATGAGGCGAACAAAGACAAGGGAGACGATGCGCCGCGTCCTCCTCCCACATCGGGTGGTGCCAGACCCTCTCTCAAGCGGGTTAAATAG
- the zapD gene encoding cell division protein ZapD — MILYEYPFNERLRTYLRLEQLFRRLGELIPRPQALDHHFALVTIFEIMDVAARADLKSDVLKDIEKHKHQLDSYRGNPSISEAALDAVIAQLDRCFVALNTQAGKSGHALTENDWLMSIRSRIGIPGGTCGFDLPAYYAWQHHAPDARQHALEEWASTLAPLAESIYVLLKLLRDSGVPQKVAAERGQFQQNLPQGRTFQLLRLRIDPALNLIPEISGNRLIVSVRLMRQLDDARLHACPEDAAFELTLCA; from the coding sequence GTGATCCTTTACGAATACCCCTTTAACGAGCGCCTCAGAACCTATCTGCGGCTTGAGCAATTGTTCCGCCGGTTGGGGGAGTTGATTCCACGTCCGCAAGCGCTCGATCATCATTTTGCTTTGGTCACGATCTTCGAGATCATGGACGTGGCGGCCCGGGCCGACCTTAAATCCGATGTTCTCAAAGACATCGAAAAGCACAAGCACCAGCTCGACAGTTACCGAGGCAACCCTTCCATCTCAGAAGCGGCACTGGATGCGGTGATCGCCCAGCTTGACCGCTGCTTTGTCGCGCTTAACACCCAGGCCGGCAAGTCGGGCCACGCGCTGACCGAGAACGACTGGCTCATGAGCATTCGCAGCCGCATCGGCATCCCAGGGGGCACCTGCGGGTTCGATCTGCCGGCCTACTATGCGTGGCAACACCACGCACCCGATGCGCGCCAGCATGCGCTGGAAGAGTGGGCGTCCACATTGGCTCCACTGGCGGAATCCATCTACGTGTTGCTCAAGCTCTTGCGTGATTCGGGGGTGCCCCAGAAGGTGGCTGCCGAGCGTGGTCAGTTTCAGCAGAACCTGCCACAAGGCCGCACGTTTCAGTTGCTGCGACTGCGCATCGACCCGGCGCTGAATCTGATCCCGGAAATCAGCGGTAACCGGTTGATCGTTTCCGTGAGGCTCATGCGCCAACTGGACGATGCACGCCTGCATGCCTGCCCGGAAGACGCGGCCTTTGAACTGACCCTCTGTGCCTGA
- a CDS encoding ATP-binding protein, whose translation MNEKFEHLVARAEQLIGRIESILPQPLGAPDWSAAVAWRYRKRSSGHGTLEPVRHVAAMQLTDLKEIDGQKDKIERNTLQFVQGKPANNVLLTGARGTGKSSLIKACLNAYAANGLRLIEVDKADLIDLPDIVDVVSDRHEKFIIFCDDLSFEDGEPGYKALKSILDGSVAASTPNVLIYATSNRRHLLPEYMTENLTYTHTEDGEVHPGEVVEEKISLSERFGLWVSFYPFSQEEYLTIAAQWLSSLGVPEASIKLARPEALVWALERGSRSGRVAYQFARDYAGRHSG comes from the coding sequence ATGAACGAAAAATTCGAACACCTCGTCGCGCGCGCCGAACAACTCATCGGCCGCATCGAATCCATCTTGCCGCAGCCCCTGGGAGCTCCCGACTGGAGCGCGGCCGTTGCGTGGCGCTACCGCAAGCGCAGCAGCGGCCATGGCACCCTGGAGCCTGTACGCCATGTGGCGGCCATGCAGCTGACCGATCTCAAGGAAATTGACGGGCAAAAGGACAAGATCGAGCGCAACACGCTGCAGTTTGTGCAAGGCAAACCTGCCAACAACGTGTTGCTGACCGGGGCGCGCGGGACGGGCAAGTCCTCGCTCATCAAGGCCTGTCTGAACGCGTATGCCGCGAACGGGCTGCGCTTGATTGAAGTAGACAAGGCAGACCTGATCGACTTGCCCGACATCGTGGACGTCGTCTCTGACCGGCACGAGAAATTCATCATCTTTTGCGATGACCTGAGCTTTGAAGACGGCGAGCCGGGCTACAAGGCGCTCAAGTCGATTCTGGACGGCTCGGTGGCGGCATCCACCCCCAATGTGCTGATTTACGCCACCAGCAACCGGCGTCATCTTTTGCCCGAGTACATGACCGAGAACCTTACCTACACTCACACGGAGGACGGCGAGGTGCATCCCGGCGAAGTGGTGGAAGAGAAGATTTCGCTGTCCGAGCGGTTTGGTTTGTGGGTGAGTTTTTACCCGTTCAGTCAGGAGGAATACCTGACCATTGCCGCGCAATGGTTGTCCTCCTTGGGTGTGCCCGAGGCCTCGATCAAATTGGCGCGGCCCGAAGCGCTGGTCTGGGCGTTGGAACGCGGCTCGCGCAGCGGCCGTGTGGCCTATCAGTTTGCGCGCGATTATGCAGGGCGGCACAGTGGCTGA
- the secA gene encoding preprotein translocase subunit SecA has product MATNFLTKIFGSRNDRLLKQYRKTVDRINAMEPEYEKLSDEQLRAKTQDFKERVARGELLDDILPEAFAVVREGSKRIMKMRHFDVQLLGGMALHFGKVAEMRTGEGKTLTATLPVYLNALSGKGVHVVTVNDYLANRDAQWMGRLYNFLGLTVGINLPNMPREEKQAAYRADITYGTNNEYGFDYLRDNMVYEANDRVQQGLNFAIVDEVDSILIDEARTPLIISGQAEDHTAMYVAMNKVVPLLTRQEGEADPRTGEGVTKPGDFTLDEKTHQVFLTEQGHESAERILASQGLIAEGASVYDPANITLMHHLYAALRANHLYHRDQHYVVQNDEIVIVDEFTGRLMSGRRWSEGLHQAVEAKEGVNIQAENQTLASITFQNYFRLYNKLAGMTGTADTEAYEFQEIYGLETTVIPPNRPSKRDDQLDRVYKTTREKYEAAIKDIRECHERGQPVLVGTTSIENSEIIDQLLNKEGLPHQVLNAKQHAREADIVAQAGREGMITIATNMAGRGTDIVLGGNIEKDVAAIEADETLSETDRAAKVSALREQWKIDHEKVKALGGLRIIATERHESRRIDNQLRGRSGRQGDPGSSRFYLSLDDSLMRIFAGDRVKAIMDRLKMPDGEAIEAGIVTRSIESAQRKVEARNFDIRKQLLEYDDVANDQRKVIYQQRNDILDSIDLSEMIFAMREDCMTDLVRQYVPAESVEEQWDLPTLERVLADEWHVVIPLQQEVQGANVITDDEILEKVVRAAHASFDAKVEQVGRENFTQFERMVLLQNFDSNWRDHLSALDYLRQGIHLRGYAQKQPKQEYKREAFELFRQLIDQVKNEVTKVLMTVQIQSPAQLDQAAQDMENRAESIANVTYTAPTETGGVEVTADTQGATQAALPEGMRVGRNDPCPCGSGKKYKQCHGKLA; this is encoded by the coding sequence ATGGCCACCAACTTTCTCACCAAAATATTCGGCAGCCGTAATGATCGGCTCCTCAAGCAGTACCGCAAGACCGTCGACCGCATCAATGCGATGGAGCCCGAGTACGAAAAGCTGTCGGATGAGCAGCTCCGCGCAAAAACGCAGGATTTCAAGGAGCGCGTTGCCCGGGGCGAGTTGCTGGACGACATTCTTCCCGAGGCCTTTGCGGTGGTCCGCGAAGGTTCCAAGCGCATCATGAAGATGCGGCATTTCGATGTGCAATTGCTCGGCGGCATGGCGCTGCATTTTGGCAAGGTTGCAGAAATGCGCACTGGCGAGGGCAAGACGCTAACGGCTACGCTGCCCGTGTACCTCAATGCGCTTTCCGGCAAGGGCGTGCATGTCGTGACGGTGAACGACTACCTGGCCAATCGCGATGCGCAGTGGATGGGGCGGTTGTACAACTTCCTGGGGTTGACGGTAGGTATCAACCTGCCCAACATGCCGCGCGAAGAAAAGCAGGCCGCCTATCGCGCGGACATCACCTATGGCACCAACAACGAGTATGGTTTTGACTACCTGCGCGACAACATGGTGTACGAAGCGAACGATCGCGTCCAGCAGGGCCTGAACTTCGCGATCGTGGATGAGGTGGACTCCATCCTGATTGACGAGGCGCGCACGCCGTTGATCATCAGCGGCCAGGCTGAAGACCACACCGCGATGTACGTTGCCATGAACAAGGTGGTGCCGCTCTTGACGCGGCAAGAGGGCGAGGCAGACCCTCGCACGGGCGAGGGTGTCACCAAACCCGGTGATTTCACGCTCGACGAAAAGACCCACCAGGTATTCCTGACTGAGCAGGGCCACGAGAGCGCCGAGCGCATTTTGGCCAGCCAGGGTTTGATCGCAGAAGGCGCCTCGGTCTATGACCCCGCCAACATCACGCTCATGCACCACCTGTATGCGGCGCTGCGGGCCAATCACCTGTATCACCGCGACCAGCACTACGTGGTGCAAAACGACGAAATCGTGATCGTGGACGAATTCACGGGTCGACTGATGTCTGGCCGCCGATGGAGCGAAGGCCTGCACCAGGCGGTGGAGGCCAAGGAAGGCGTGAACATCCAGGCCGAGAACCAGACGCTGGCTTCCATCACGTTCCAGAACTATTTCCGCCTGTACAACAAGCTCGCCGGCATGACCGGTACGGCCGACACCGAGGCCTATGAGTTTCAGGAAATCTACGGCCTCGAAACCACCGTCATTCCGCCCAATCGCCCGAGCAAGCGCGATGACCAGCTGGACCGCGTGTACAAAACCACACGCGAGAAATACGAAGCAGCGATCAAGGACATCCGCGAATGTCATGAACGCGGCCAACCCGTGCTGGTGGGCACCACGTCGATCGAGAATTCCGAAATCATCGACCAGTTGCTGAACAAGGAAGGCCTGCCGCACCAGGTGCTCAATGCCAAGCAGCACGCCCGCGAGGCAGACATTGTGGCCCAGGCCGGGCGCGAAGGCATGATCACCATCGCCACCAACATGGCAGGCCGTGGTACCGACATCGTGCTCGGCGGCAACATCGAAAAGGATGTGGCGGCGATCGAAGCCGATGAGACCCTGTCGGAAACCGACCGCGCCGCCAAGGTCAGCGCCTTGCGCGAGCAGTGGAAGATCGACCACGAGAAGGTCAAGGCCCTGGGTGGCCTGCGCATCATCGCCACCGAGCGCCATGAGTCGCGCCGCATTGACAACCAGCTGCGTGGCCGCTCGGGCCGCCAGGGCGACCCCGGCTCTTCGCGCTTCTACCTGAGCCTGGACGACTCGCTGATGCGTATCTTCGCTGGCGACCGCGTCAAGGCCATCATGGACCGCCTGAAGATGCCCGATGGTGAGGCCATCGAGGCCGGCATCGTGACCCGCAGCATCGAGTCGGCCCAGCGCAAGGTGGAAGCCCGTAACTTCGATATCCGCAAGCAGCTGCTGGAGTACGACGACGTTGCCAACGACCAGCGTAAGGTGATCTATCAGCAGCGCAATGACATCCTGGACTCCATCGACCTGTCAGAGATGATCTTCGCCATGCGCGAGGATTGCATGACCGATCTCGTGCGCCAGTATGTACCTGCCGAATCCGTGGAAGAGCAGTGGGACTTGCCCACCCTCGAACGGGTGTTGGCCGATGAATGGCACGTGGTGATCCCGCTGCAGCAGGAAGTGCAAGGCGCCAACGTCATTACCGATGACGAGATTCTCGAGAAGGTGGTGCGTGCAGCCCATGCGTCTTTCGACGCCAAGGTCGAGCAGGTTGGCCGCGAAAACTTCACGCAGTTCGAGCGCATGGTGCTGCTGCAGAATTTCGACTCCAACTGGCGCGATCACCTGAGCGCGCTGGACTACTTGCGCCAGGGCATTCACCTGCGCGGCTATGCCCAAAAGCAGCCCAAGCAGGAATACAAGCGCGAAGCGTTCGAGCTGTTCCGCCAGCTCATCGACCAGGTCAAGAACGAAGTCACCAAGGTTCTCATGACGGTGCAGATCCAGTCGCCTGCGCAGCTGGATCAGGCTGCGCAAGACATGGAAAACCGCGCCGAAAGTATCGCCAACGTGACCTATACAGCGCCCACCGAAACGGGTGGCGTGGAGGTCACGGCAGACACGCAAGGGGCGACGCAGGCAGCGTTGCCGGAAGGCATGCGGGTTGGCCGCAATGACCCATGCCCTTGCGGCAGCGGTAAAAAATACAAGCAGTGCCACGGCAAGCTGGCCTGA
- the argJ gene encoding bifunctional glutamate N-acetyltransferase/amino-acid acetyltransferase ArgJ: MPVNLVAPVAADLHPIAGIRIGVAEAGVRKAHRKDLTVFLLDEGASVAGVFTQNRFCAAPVQISREHLAGGQAIRAMVINTGNANAGTGTDGLARARATCAALARQLQLDPQQVLPFSTGVIMEPLPVDRIEAGLPAAIADAQPDHWARAAEGIMTTDTLPKACSAQVKIGGATVSITGISKGAGMIRPNMATMLGFLATDACVAPAVVQQLARELADGSFNRVTIDGDTSTNDSFVVIASNKASHAPITSLGSAEGQSLKAAMLAVAQQLAQAIVRDGEGATKFITVRVEGGKTGDECRKVAYAIAHSPLVKTAFYASDPNLGRILAAVGYAGIDDLDQTGIDLYLDDVHVAVRGGRNPDYREEDGQRVMKQSEITVRVVLGRGDAVDTVWTCDFSHEYVTINADYRS; encoded by the coding sequence ATGCCAGTCAATCTTGTTGCCCCTGTCGCCGCTGATCTTCATCCGATCGCGGGCATCCGTATCGGTGTTGCCGAAGCCGGTGTCCGCAAAGCCCATCGCAAGGACCTCACGGTGTTCCTGCTCGATGAGGGGGCGAGCGTCGCGGGCGTGTTCACGCAGAACCGCTTTTGTGCCGCCCCGGTGCAAATCAGCCGCGAGCACCTCGCTGGCGGCCAGGCAATTCGTGCCATGGTCATTAACACCGGCAACGCCAACGCTGGCACGGGCACAGACGGTCTGGCACGCGCGCGTGCTACCTGTGCGGCACTGGCGCGCCAGTTGCAGCTGGACCCGCAGCAGGTGCTGCCGTTTTCCACGGGCGTGATCATGGAGCCATTGCCGGTTGATCGCATTGAGGCCGGCCTGCCCGCAGCCATTGCCGATGCGCAGCCCGACCATTGGGCGCGTGCTGCCGAGGGCATCATGACCACCGACACCTTGCCCAAGGCGTGCTCGGCCCAGGTGAAGATCGGTGGTGCCACCGTGTCCATCACGGGCATCAGCAAGGGCGCGGGCATGATTCGCCCCAACATGGCCACCATGCTGGGTTTTCTGGCCACCGACGCCTGCGTGGCGCCAGCGGTGGTGCAACAGCTGGCCCGCGAGTTGGCCGATGGCTCGTTCAACCGCGTGACTATCGACGGCGATACCTCCACCAACGATTCGTTTGTGGTGATCGCCTCCAACAAGGCCAGCCATGCGCCCATCACGTCGTTGGGCAGCGCCGAAGGCCAGTCCCTCAAGGCTGCGATGCTGGCTGTGGCGCAGCAATTGGCACAAGCCATCGTGCGTGATGGCGAGGGCGCTACCAAGTTCATCACGGTGCGGGTAGAGGGCGGTAAAACCGGCGACGAATGCCGCAAGGTGGCCTATGCCATTGCCCACTCGCCGCTGGTCAAGACCGCTTTTTACGCCAGCGACCCAAATCTAGGCCGTATCTTGGCGGCCGTGGGTTATGCCGGCATTGATGACCTCGACCAAACCGGCATCGACCTTTATCTGGACGACGTGCATGTGGCCGTGCGCGGGGGGCGTAACCCGGACTACCGTGAGGAAGACGGACAGCGCGTCATGAAGCAAAGCGAAATTACCGTGCGCGTTGTGCTCGGCCGTGGTGACGCGGTGGACACGGTATGGACGTGCGACTTCAGCCACGAGTATGTGACGATCAATGCCGACTATCGCTCCTGA
- a CDS encoding cytochrome c1, with product MKKIILTLIAAVGLAAGAAHAAGDTLAWDKAPNKTNDLASLQNGAKVFVNYCLSCHSAAYMRFNRLRDIGLTEQQIKDNLLFTTDKVGETMKASIDPKQAKEWFGANPPDLTVIARSRAGHGGTGADYLYTFLRTFYRDETKATGWNNLVFPNVGMPHVLWQLQGDRRPVFEAHESHGHNTEVFKGWEQITPGTMTPLQFDQNIGDLVNYLQWMGEPAQNTRWRIGVWVLIFLGVFTVIAWRLNAAFWKDIK from the coding sequence ATGAAGAAAATCATCCTCACGTTGATCGCCGCAGTGGGCCTGGCCGCTGGCGCTGCCCATGCTGCTGGCGACACCCTCGCCTGGGACAAAGCTCCCAACAAGACCAATGACCTGGCTTCGCTGCAAAACGGCGCCAAGGTGTTTGTCAACTACTGCCTGAGCTGCCATTCGGCTGCCTACATGCGCTTTAACCGTCTGCGCGACATCGGGCTGACCGAACAGCAGATCAAGGACAACTTGTTGTTCACGACCGACAAGGTTGGCGAGACCATGAAGGCCTCGATTGATCCGAAGCAAGCCAAGGAGTGGTTCGGTGCGAATCCTCCCGATCTGACCGTGATCGCGCGTTCGCGTGCGGGCCATGGCGGTACGGGCGCTGACTATCTGTACACCTTCCTGCGCACGTTCTACCGGGACGAAACCAAGGCCACGGGCTGGAACAACCTTGTATTCCCCAATGTAGGTATGCCCCACGTCCTGTGGCAACTTCAAGGGGACCGTCGCCCCGTGTTCGAAGCACATGAGAGCCATGGCCACAACACCGAGGTTTTCAAGGGTTGGGAGCAAATCACGCCAGGCACGATGACGCCTCTGCAGTTCGATCAGAACATCGGTGATCTGGTGAATTACCTGCAGTGGATGGGGGAGCCTGCACAGAATACGCGCTGGAGAATCGGCGTCTGGGTGTTGATATTCCTGGGTGTCTTCACGGTCATTGCCTGGAGGTTGAATGCAGCCTTCTGGAAGGACATCAAGTAA
- a CDS encoding glutathione S-transferase N-terminal domain-containing protein, with translation MMVLYSGTTCPFSHRCRFVLFEKGMDFEIRDVDLYNKPEDISVMNPYGQVPILVERDLILYESNIINEYIDERFPHPQLMPGDPVDRARVRLFLLNFEKELFVHVNSLESRATKGNEKALEKARAHIRDRLTQLAPVFLKNKYMLGDNFSMLDVAIAPLLWRLDYYGIDLSKNAAPLLKYAERIFSRPAYIEALTPSEKVMRK, from the coding sequence ATGATGGTGCTTTATTCGGGTACGACCTGTCCCTTCTCCCACCGCTGCCGTTTTGTCCTGTTTGAAAAGGGCATGGACTTTGAAATTCGCGATGTGGACCTGTACAACAAGCCCGAAGACATCAGCGTGATGAACCCGTATGGCCAGGTGCCTATTCTGGTAGAGCGGGACCTGATTCTGTATGAATCGAACATCATCAATGAATACATCGATGAACGTTTCCCGCACCCGCAGCTCATGCCTGGTGACCCAGTGGATCGTGCCCGCGTTCGCCTGTTTCTGCTGAATTTCGAGAAAGAGCTGTTTGTGCACGTGAATTCTCTGGAATCACGCGCCACCAAGGGCAACGAGAAGGCGCTGGAAAAGGCACGTGCGCACATTCGTGACCGCCTCACGCAACTGGCGCCAGTGTTTTTGAAGAACAAATACATGCTCGGCGACAATTTCTCGATGCTCGACGTGGCCATTGCGCCACTGCTGTGGCGTCTTGACTACTATGGCATCGACCTGAGCAAGAACGCGGCTCCGCTGCTCAAATACGCGGAACGTATCTTCTCGCGTCCGGCCTACATTGAAGCGCTGACACCTTCCGAAAAGGTCATGCGCAAGTAA
- the coaE gene encoding dephospho-CoA kinase (Dephospho-CoA kinase (CoaE) performs the final step in coenzyme A biosynthesis.) — MAAAHTHPVRIGLTGGIGSGKSTVGNMLATLGAVLIDADQISREATGPHGAAMGAIRATFGDEYVDASGALDRPRMRELVFRQPNARAQLESIIHPLVTQQSSLHAQQAVAAGAPLIVHDIPLLAESGRWARQLDAVLVVDCSTDTQLERVVRRSDLALDVVRGIIASQASRHTRRAIADVVITNDADCSLDALQDQVGQAARLFGL, encoded by the coding sequence TGGAAAAAGCACCGTCGGCAATATGCTGGCCACGCTGGGTGCCGTGTTGATCGATGCCGACCAGATTTCCCGAGAGGCGACGGGCCCCCACGGCGCAGCGATGGGAGCCATACGCGCCACGTTTGGCGACGAGTATGTTGATGCATCGGGGGCACTAGACCGGCCAAGAATGCGCGAATTGGTATTCAGGCAGCCAAATGCCCGCGCACAACTGGAATCCATCATTCACCCCTTGGTCACGCAACAAAGCAGCCTCCATGCGCAGCAAGCCGTGGCGGCCGGTGCCCCGTTGATCGTGCATGACATCCCCCTGCTCGCAGAATCAGGGCGATGGGCACGTCAACTGGATGCGGTGCTGGTGGTGGACTGTTCTACCGACACCCAACTAGAGCGCGTCGTTCGCCGCAGCGATCTCGCCCTAGACGTTGTTCGCGGAATTATTGCGTCCCAGGCAAGCCGCCACACGCGTCGCGCCATTGCAGATGTTGTGATCACCAACGATGCCGATTGTTCTCTGGACGCTTTACAGGATCAAGTCGGACAGGCAGCGCGGCTGTTCGGGCTATGA
- a CDS encoding M23 family metallopeptidase encodes MHLIITDARLARSRAIHLSGTRLLLAGLAISLCLMLVAATLYHWVFLKGAREGWPIAGSLMGLVAKDEFAERDRFMRANLDAMARRVGEMQARVAQLESLGDRVLGLAGMAPTDSRKADGRGGVLVSAHSLSMEELQSTLDELERLTNQRVDLMTVLESRLFDQHIRKKMIPTRAPVTGRTAGSGFGWRVDPITGQSALHTGLDFQASTGTDILAAAGGVVVTQEFHPAYGNMIEIDHGNQLVTRYAHASRTLVKQGDIVRRGQKIAEVGTTGRSTGPHLHFEVLVQGVFQDPQKFLSAGGAAVEAQVAALQPGPSAAPTVAPASGR; translated from the coding sequence GTGCATTTGATTATCACGGACGCGAGGCTGGCACGCAGCCGAGCCATTCATCTGTCAGGAACGCGGCTGCTGCTGGCTGGTTTGGCGATATCACTGTGCCTCATGCTGGTGGCTGCAACCCTGTACCACTGGGTCTTTCTCAAAGGCGCCCGGGAGGGCTGGCCGATCGCGGGTTCGCTGATGGGGCTGGTGGCCAAGGATGAATTCGCCGAGCGTGACCGTTTCATGCGTGCCAACCTCGATGCCATGGCCCGCCGCGTTGGGGAAATGCAGGCGCGCGTGGCGCAACTCGAATCGCTGGGTGATCGCGTCCTCGGCCTGGCGGGCATGGCCCCTACGGATTCACGGAAAGCCGACGGACGGGGTGGCGTTTTGGTGAGTGCGCATAGCCTGTCGATGGAGGAGCTTCAGTCCACCTTGGACGAGTTGGAGCGACTGACCAACCAGCGCGTTGATTTAATGACCGTGCTGGAGTCCCGCCTGTTTGATCAGCACATTCGCAAAAAGATGATACCCACGCGTGCGCCGGTGACAGGGCGAACCGCAGGTTCCGGTTTCGGATGGCGCGTGGACCCCATCACGGGCCAATCGGCACTCCACACGGGTCTCGATTTTCAGGCCAGCACAGGAACGGATATTCTCGCTGCGGCGGGTGGCGTGGTGGTCACGCAGGAGTTTCACCCCGCTTACGGAAATATGATCGAAATCGATCATGGCAACCAGCTGGTCACTCGATACGCCCATGCCTCTCGTACGCTGGTGAAGCAAGGTGATATCGTGCGCCGCGGGCAAAAGATTGCCGAGGTGGGCACCACCGGGCGATCGACCGGGCCGCATCTGCATTTTGAAGTGCTGGTGCAGGGCGTTTTTCAGGATCCACAGAAGTTCCTGAGTGCCGGTGGGGCTGCCGTTGAAGCCCAGGTGGCGGCGCTGCAACCCGGGCCGTCGGCTGCTCCGACGGTGGCACCTGCATCGGGCAGGTAA
- a CDS encoding NUDIX domain-containing protein, whose protein sequence is MQGGTVADSVHQTAPEARKHTEVAVGVLLRGDGEMLLSTRPPGKPYAGYWEFPGGKLEAGETVEQALRRELTEELGITIGPASVWKVTEHDYPHALVRLHWCKVWAWTGEFEMREGQQMAWQQLPLTVTPVLPGAYPVLQWLAEERGGVLSAQSLQK, encoded by the coding sequence ATGCAGGGCGGCACAGTGGCTGACTCCGTGCACCAGACTGCGCCCGAGGCGCGAAAACACACTGAAGTGGCGGTGGGTGTCTTGCTGCGGGGGGATGGCGAAATGCTGCTATCTACCCGCCCGCCGGGCAAACCCTACGCAGGCTACTGGGAGTTTCCGGGTGGCAAACTTGAAGCCGGTGAAACGGTCGAACAGGCGCTGCGCCGCGAGTTGACGGAAGAACTCGGCATCACCATCGGCCCCGCCAGCGTCTGGAAGGTGACGGAACATGACTACCCACATGCCTTGGTGCGCCTGCATTGGTGCAAGGTATGGGCGTGGACCGGGGAGTTTGAAATGCGTGAAGGCCAGCAAATGGCTTGGCAACAATTGCCGCTGACGGTGACCCCCGTGTTACCGGGTGCCTACCCCGTCCTGCAGTGGCTGGCCGAAGAGCGTGGGGGCGTGTTGTCGGCCCAATCACTGCAAAAATAA
- a CDS encoding DNA gyrase inhibitor YacG: MANTTPPESTTARARIVACPTCGGDSIYSPANAFRPFCSERCKQVDLGAWASEDFRMPTEAPPMDAPYGDPRTQSH, from the coding sequence ATGGCCAACACCACGCCCCCGGAAAGCACGACTGCGCGTGCACGAATCGTTGCATGTCCCACCTGCGGTGGCGATAGCATCTACAGCCCCGCCAATGCCTTTCGCCCGTTCTGCAGCGAACGCTGCAAGCAGGTGGATCTTGGTGCCTGGGCCAGCGAAGACTTCCGCATGCCGACCGAGGCTCCCCCCATGGACGCGCCCTATGGAGATCCGCGCACCCAGTCGCATTGA